In Bubalus kerabau isolate K-KA32 ecotype Philippines breed swamp buffalo chromosome 4, PCC_UOA_SB_1v2, whole genome shotgun sequence, one DNA window encodes the following:
- the ZNF830 gene encoding zinc finger protein 830 — MASSASARPAAGKRVVNQDELRRLMKEKQRLSTNRKRIESPFAKYNRLGQLSCALCNTPVKSELLWQTHVLGKQHREKVAELKGAKEAAQGPSASAVPQSTKRKAPDSESQDAKRAKASLVPQVQPSTSALPTNFDKAGKESTRATVGKASGLGLLPDYDDEEDEEEEKGGGGGGEGKKGDACKQPSTSQSKEHSLSSSREATGSRLPSNFSDTNPPKAPLIPHSGSIEKAEIHEKVVERRENTAEALPEGFFDDPEIDARVRKVDAPKDQMDKEWDEFQKAMRQVNTISEAIVAEEDEEGRLDRQIGEIDEQIECYRRVEKLRNRQDEIKNKLKEVLTIKELQKKEEENVDSDDEGELQDLLSQDWRVKGALL, encoded by the coding sequence ATGGCGTCGTCCGCCTCAGCTCGGCCTGCTGCGGGGAAGCGAGTGGTGAATCAGGACGAACTGCGGCGGTTGATGAAGGAGAAGCAGCGTCTGAGCACCAACCGGAAACGGATAGAATCTCCATTCGCGAAGTACAACCGCTTGGGGCAGCTGAGTTGTGCCCTGTGTAACACTCCGGTTAAGAGCGAGCTCCTGTGGCAGACTCACGTCCTGGGAAAGCAGCACCGAGAGAAAGTGGCCGAGCTGAAAGGCGCGAAGGAAGCAGCCCAGGGCCCGTCCGCCAGCGCAGTGCCTCAGTCCACCAAGAGGAAGGCGCCGGACTCTGAGAGCCAAGATGCCAAAAGAGCGAAGGCCTCCCTGGTTCCTCAGGTACAGCCCTCCACGTCCGCTTTGCCCACTAACTTTGACAAAGCCGGAAAGGAGTCCACTAGGGCGACCGTCGGTAAGGCTTCGGGACTCGGTTTACTCCCTGATTATGATGACGAGGAAgacgaggaggaggagaagggaggaggaggaggaggagaagggaagaagggggATGCCTGTAAGCAGCCGTCCACTTCACAGAGCAAGGAACACTCACTTTCCTCTTCGCGGGAGGCAACTGGTAGCAGGCTGCCAAGCAATTTCTCGGATACAAATCCTCCCAAGGCCCCTTTAATCCCTCATTCCGGGTCAATtgagaaagcagaaatacatgaaaaagtagtggaaaggagagaaaacacTGCGGAAGCATTACCGGAAGGGTTTTTTGACGACCCTGAGATAGATGCGAGGGTACGAAAGGTTGATGCCCCAAAGGACCAGATGGACAAAGAATGGGACGAATTTCAAAAAGCTATGAGACAGGTCAATACCATTTCCGAAGCCATAGTTGCAGAAGAGGATGAGGAGGGACGGTTGGACCGGCAGATTGGGGAGATCGATGAGCAGATAGAGTGTTACCGTCGAGTGGAAAAGCTGCGGAATCGCcaggatgaaataaaaaataagcttaAAGAGGTTCTGACCATAAAAGAACTgcagaaaaaggaagaggagaatgtTGACAGCGATGACGAGGGGGAACTACAGGATTTGTTGTCTCAGGATTGGAGAGTGAAGGGAGCTTTGTTATAG